The genomic window TCATCCGCGTGAAGTACTTCCCCGCGGTCATCCTGGCCCTGCTGGTGGGCACCACCCTGGGCGAACTCCTCCACCTGGAGGACTGGATCATCAAGCTGTCCACCCACACCCGAACCCTGGTGGACCGCATCGCCAAGCCGAGGAACCAGGCCCTCTCCCACGAGGAGTTCCTGAACCAGTTCGTGGCCATCCTGGTGCTCATCTGCTCCAGCGGTACGGGGATCTTCGGGACCATGAACGAGGCCATGACCGGGGACACCTCCCTGATCATCGTCAAGTCGGTCCTGGACCTGTTCTCGGTGGGGATCTTCGCCACGGCCCTGGGGTATTCCCTGGTGGCGGTGGCCATCCCCAACTTCCTCATCCAGGTGGCCCTGTTCTTCCTGTCCATCTGGATCCTGCCCCTGGTGTCCCCGGCCATGATCGCGGACTTCTCGGCCGCCGGGGGGCTCATCATGGTGGCCACGGGGTTCCGCATCGCCGGCATCAAGCACTTCCACGTGGCCAACATGCTGCCGGCCCTGCTGCTGATCATGCCCATTTCCTTCCTCTGGGCGCGGTATCTTGTGCACTAGGTGAATCCGTGAACCTCAACCAGATCAGCATGCGGCAGATCGACTACTTCCTGGCCGTGGCCCGCCACCTGAACTTCACCGAGGCGGCCAAGAGCCTCTACGTGTCCCAGCCCGCCATCAGCAAGCAGGTGGCGCAGCTCGAGCACGACATCGGCGTGCCGCTTTTCCTGCGCACGAAGCGCTCGGTGCGCATGACCCCTGCGGGAATCGTGCTCCTGAAGGAGCTCTCCTCCATCCAGGAGCGCATCGAGGCGGCCGTGGCCAAGGCCCAGCACCCGGACCTGGGCCAGGACGCCAGCATCACCATCGGCTGCCTGGAGGCCATGGAGATCGGCGTTTTCATGCGCCGGGCCATCAACGACTTCAAGAGCAGCTATCCGGGCGTCAAGGTGGTGCTGGAGCGCCACTCCTTCAAGACCCTGCGCCAGAAGCTGATCCACGGGGATCTGGACCTGGTGTTCACCCTCTCCTTCGAGATCGCGGACTGCCTGGGGATCCTCTCCGACTTCATCCAGCAGGCCAGGCCCGTGGTGCTGATGGCGGCCTCCCACCCCATGGCCTCCCGGGAACGGCTCACCCTGGCGGACCTCAAGGACGAGAACTTCGTCACCATCTCCCGGGAGGAATCGCCCAGGGCCTTCGACGGGACCATCGACATGTGCCGGCGCCACGGCTTCACCCCCAACATCGTCAAGCAGCTGCCCAACGTGGAATCCATGCTGATGTGCGTGGAATCCGGCCTGGGGGTGTGCCTTTTCGACTCCACGATCCGGATCTACAACAGCGAGGACTTCCGGGTCTGCGAGCTGGACGAGAGGCCCATCGACGTGGTCATGGCCTGGAAGCGGGAGAACCTGAACCACGTGGTGCCGCTGTTCACCAACAGGGTCTCGGGCGTCCCGGGTGATAACCGGAACGAATGATTCTGATGTCCAGACGGTATTTCCGCCCTGGGGAGCGGGGACCGAGACTTGAGGCATAAGACCGCGCGATGACCACGCGGTTCCACTTCGAGGGACTCGTCATGGACGTTAGAGACAAAGCACTGGCCGTGATCATCAAGCGCGCCGCCGACGTATTCAAGGTCGATCCGGCCACCCTTTCCGCCGGCACGTCGTTCGAGACCGACCTGCAGGCCAAATCCGCCAACTACGTCCAGATCACCACCGTGCTCGAGGACGAATTCGACGTGGAGATCCCCTACATGGAATTCAAGCGCAAGAAGACGTTTGGCGAGGCCGCCGGCTACGTCGAACAGCTCGTCGAAGGCTGATTCAAACCCCCACCCAACCAGGAGCATTCCGCATGCACGAACAGCGTCCGGCACCGCAGTTGTTCTCCAAGAAGATCGTCTTCGACGGCGAGGAGATCGAGGTCTTCTACCGCAAGGCCCGCGAGCCCATCGACCCCGCCGAGGGCCTCGACCTCTCCAAGGAGAAGGGCCTGGCCGCCACGGCCCACGGCTTCTGCGCCAAGTTCAACCAGCGCACCTACAAGAACGAGGACGGCATCCTCTGCGAGCAGGACATCCCCGTGACCCTGCGTGACGGGACGGTGATCTACTGCGACATCTACCGCAAGGAAGGCGAGGATAACATCCCCGTCCTGGTGTCCTGGAGCGCCTACGGCAAGCGCCCCGGCGACGGCATGTCGGAATGGCAGGTCATGGGCGTTCCCCCCGGCACCATCTCCACCATGAGCAAGTTCGAGTCCGCCGATCCCGGCTACTGGTGCCACCAGGGCTACGCGGTGGCCAACGTGGACCCCCGCGGCGTGGGCCACTCCCAGGGCGACATCTGCATCATGGGCACCCAGGACGCACGGGACGGGTACGACTTCATCGAGTGGGTCGCCAAGCAGCACTGGTGCAACGGCAAGGTGGGCATGGCGGGCAACTCCTTCGTGGCCATGACCCAGATCCGCATCGCCGCCCAGCAACCCCCCAGCCTCGCCTGCATCGCCCCCTGGGAAGCCACCTGCGACATCTTCCGCGAGTCCATCTACGAGGGCGGCATCCCTGCGCTCGGCTTCAACGAGTTCGTCGTGGCGTCCCTGACCGGGCCTTCCCTGGTGGAGGACATGGTGGCCAACGCCAAGGCCTACCCCTTCATGAACAAGTACTGGGAAGACAAGATTCCCAACTTCGCCAACGTCAAGATCCCCGTCTACGCCTGCGCCTCCTGGAGCCACTTCCACCTGCACGGCGCCTTCAACTCCTTCCGCAAGATGAAGTCCACCCGGAAGTGGCTGCGCGCCCACCGGGAACAGGAATGGCCCGACGCCAGCACCCCGGCCAACATCGAGGACCTCAAGCGCTTTTTCGACCGGTACCTGAAGAACATCCACAACGGCTGGGAGCTGACCCCCCGCTACCGCCTGGAGGTCATGGACGCCTACGACTTCGACTACCAGACCTACCGCGGGGAGAAGGAATTCCCCCTGGCCCGCACCGAATACAAGCGCTTCTACCTGGATGCCGCCAAGGGCGCCCTAGCCCTGGAGCCCGTGCCGGTCAAGTCCAGCGTCTCCTATGACCCCGCCACCGAGCAGGCCAATTTCGACCTGGCCTTCGACGAGGACACCGAGATCACCGGGTACCTGTCGCTGCGCCTCTGGGTGGAGGCCGACGGCCACGACGAGATGGACATCATGGTCAACGTCCAGAAGCTCGACGAGGACGGCAACTGGCTGCCCACCAGCATCCTCGGCGAGCCCCATCCCGGCCCCTGGGGCAAGATGCGGGTATCACGCCGCGCCCTGGACGAGAAGCTCACCACCAAGTTCGAGCCCGTGCAGTCCCAGTTGAAGGAAGAAAAGCTCGCCAAGGGTCAGATCGTCCCCGTTGACATCGCCATCGTGCCGGTCTCGAAGCTCTACCACAAGGGCCAGCAGCTGCGGGTCCAGGTGGCGGGCCGCTACATCCGCGAAGGCTGGTTCGAGCCCCTGATCTGGGAGACCGACAACAAGGGCAGGCACATCATCCACACCGGCGGGGAATACGAGTCCTACCTGCAGGCCCCCGTCATCCCGGCCCGCTACAAGACCAAGAGCGGGTACACCCGGCGCTAGTCCCGCTTTTCCCAGCGCCTCTGCGTTTGGCTCCTTGCCTGGATTGGCCAGAGCGCCTGTCCATTGCCCCATCGTCGGGAATGCATTGGCAAGGAAATCAAACGCAGAGGCGCCGGGGAAAATTCATGAAAAGGAATCCTGGTATGAGCAGTGAATTCATCGCCCAATTGACCGCCCGGGCCGTCCAGAATCCGAAGACCATCATCTTCCCGGAATCCGGAAGCGAGAAGGTCCTCCAGGCTTCCGAGCGGCTCCTGAAGGCCGGGATCGCCCGGCCCATCCTCGTCGGGAAGAGGGACGCCATCGAGGCCAGGGCCGCTGAACTCCAGGTGTCCACCAAGGGCTTCGACTACGTGGACAACGAGGACGAGGCCGTCCTGGCCTACCTCATCCCGGCCTTCCTGGCCGTGAACCAGGACTTCTCCGAGAAGGCCCTGAACCGGAAGTTCAGGAACCCGCTCAATTTCGCAGCCGCCTGGGTGAAGCTGGGCCGGGCCGACTGCCTCGCGGCGGGCATCGACTGCTCCACGGGCGACGTGGTCCTGGCCAGCCAGCTCTTCATCGGGCTCCAGGACGGCATCTCCACCGTCTCCAGCTTCGGGGTCGTGGAGGCGCCCGGTTTCGAGACCTCGGAGGGGAACCTCTTCGCCATCGCGGACTGCGCGGTGTGCCAGAACCCCACCGCCTCGGAACTGTCGGACATCGCCTGCACCACCGCAGACACCATGAAGAGCCTCCTGGGGTGGGAACCCCGCGCGGCCCTGGTGTGCTTCTCCACGGACGGCAGCGGCCAGCACGAGATCACCGACAAGGTGAAGGAGGGCGTCCGGATCGCCAACGAGCGCAGGCCGGACCTGGCCATCGACGGCGAGTTCCAGATCGACACGGCCCTCAAGCCGGCCGTGGCCGCCAAGAAGGTCCGGCGCCCCAGCCGGGTCGCGGGCCGCGCCAACATCATCGTGTTCCCGGACCTCAACGCGGGAAACATCGGCGTCAAGCTGATCCAGATGTTCGGCGGCGCCCTGGCCCACGGGCCCCTCCTGCAGGGGTTCGCCAGGCCGGTGACGGACTTTTCACGCAGCGCGCCCATCGACGAAATCGTCGGCAACCTGACCATCCTCGTGGTCCGGGCCGGGGAATAGGGGAAGACATGGACAAGGTCTACACCATCTTCGTAATCAATCCCGGGTCCACCTCCACCAAGATCGGCCTCTTCCGGAACGAGACCGAGGTGTTCTCGGTCAACGTCACCCACGATGCCGCCGAACTGAAGAAGTTCGCCCAGATCAGCGACCAGTTCGACTATCGCCGGGACACCATCCTGGCGGAGATGGCCAGGCGCGGCCTGGCCATGGCGTCCGTGGACGTCTTCGTGGGCCGGGGCGGGGGCCTGGTGGGCCTCGAGGGCGGCACCTACCCGGTGAACGACATCCTCCTCGAGCACGCCCGGGTGGGGTTCACCGTGAAGCACCCCGCCACCCTCGGGAGCCAGCTGGCCCACGCCTTCGCCACCCAGTACGGCGGCCGGGCCTTCGTGGTCAACCCCCCCGACGTGGACGAGATGGACGAGGTGGCCCGGGTCTGCGGGTTCGCCGACCTGGCCCGGGAGAGCCGGGGCCACCCGCTCAACCAGAAGGAGGTCGGGATCCGGCACGGGAAGCGGGTGGGAACCCCCTACGAGGACCTCAACCTCGTCATCGCCCACATCGGCGGCGGGGTCTCCGTGACGGCCCACAGGAAGGGCCGCATGGTGGACACC from Geothrix sp. 21YS21S-2 includes these protein-coding regions:
- a CDS encoding DUF554 domain-containing protein, producing MIGPYLNLATVVVGSSTGAFLGDRISQNLRTRLPMVFGLSAMGLGIATIIRVKYFPAVILALLVGTTLGELLHLEDWIIKLSTHTRTLVDRIAKPRNQALSHEEFLNQFVAILVLICSSGTGIFGTMNEAMTGDTSLIIVKSVLDLFSVGIFATALGYSLVAVAIPNFLIQVALFFLSIWILPLVSPAMIADFSAAGGLIMVATGFRIAGIKHFHVANMLPALLLIMPISFLWARYLVH
- a CDS encoding LysR substrate-binding domain-containing protein codes for the protein MNLNQISMRQIDYFLAVARHLNFTEAAKSLYVSQPAISKQVAQLEHDIGVPLFLRTKRSVRMTPAGIVLLKELSSIQERIEAAVAKAQHPDLGQDASITIGCLEAMEIGVFMRRAINDFKSSYPGVKVVLERHSFKTLRQKLIHGDLDLVFTLSFEIADCLGILSDFIQQARPVVLMAASHPMASRERLTLADLKDENFVTISREESPRAFDGTIDMCRRHGFTPNIVKQLPNVESMLMCVESGLGVCLFDSTIRIYNSEDFRVCELDERPIDVVMAWKRENLNHVVPLFTNRVSGVPGDNRNE
- a CDS encoding acyl carrier protein produces the protein MDVRDKALAVIIKRAADVFKVDPATLSAGTSFETDLQAKSANYVQITTVLEDEFDVEIPYMEFKRKKTFGEAAGYVEQLVEG
- a CDS encoding CocE/NonD family hydrolase, with the translated sequence MHEQRPAPQLFSKKIVFDGEEIEVFYRKAREPIDPAEGLDLSKEKGLAATAHGFCAKFNQRTYKNEDGILCEQDIPVTLRDGTVIYCDIYRKEGEDNIPVLVSWSAYGKRPGDGMSEWQVMGVPPGTISTMSKFESADPGYWCHQGYAVANVDPRGVGHSQGDICIMGTQDARDGYDFIEWVAKQHWCNGKVGMAGNSFVAMTQIRIAAQQPPSLACIAPWEATCDIFRESIYEGGIPALGFNEFVVASLTGPSLVEDMVANAKAYPFMNKYWEDKIPNFANVKIPVYACASWSHFHLHGAFNSFRKMKSTRKWLRAHREQEWPDASTPANIEDLKRFFDRYLKNIHNGWELTPRYRLEVMDAYDFDYQTYRGEKEFPLARTEYKRFYLDAAKGALALEPVPVKSSVSYDPATEQANFDLAFDEDTEITGYLSLRLWVEADGHDEMDIMVNVQKLDEDGNWLPTSILGEPHPGPWGKMRVSRRALDEKLTTKFEPVQSQLKEEKLAKGQIVPVDIAIVPVSKLYHKGQQLRVQVAGRYIREGWFEPLIWETDNKGRHIIHTGGEYESYLQAPVIPARYKTKSGYTRR
- a CDS encoding phosphate acyltransferase: MSSEFIAQLTARAVQNPKTIIFPESGSEKVLQASERLLKAGIARPILVGKRDAIEARAAELQVSTKGFDYVDNEDEAVLAYLIPAFLAVNQDFSEKALNRKFRNPLNFAAAWVKLGRADCLAAGIDCSTGDVVLASQLFIGLQDGISTVSSFGVVEAPGFETSEGNLFAIADCAVCQNPTASELSDIACTTADTMKSLLGWEPRAALVCFSTDGSGQHEITDKVKEGVRIANERRPDLAIDGEFQIDTALKPAVAAKKVRRPSRVAGRANIIVFPDLNAGNIGVKLIQMFGGALAHGPLLQGFARPVTDFSRSAPIDEIVGNLTILVVRAGE
- the buk gene encoding butyrate kinase, with the translated sequence MDKVYTIFVINPGSTSTKIGLFRNETEVFSVNVTHDAAELKKFAQISDQFDYRRDTILAEMARRGLAMASVDVFVGRGGGLVGLEGGTYPVNDILLEHARVGFTVKHPATLGSQLAHAFATQYGGRAFVVNPPDVDEMDEVARVCGFADLARESRGHPLNQKEVGIRHGKRVGTPYEDLNLVIAHIGGGVSVTAHRKGRMVDTVDVINGDGPMAPTRCGAVPASGVVKLCFSGKFTEREMYDRITKNGGLVDHLGTSDVLEILERIGKGDAYAKLVYDAMIYQIAKYIGAYATVLSGEVDAILLTGGIARENYLVGEIRSRVNYIAPVHAYPGEFEMEALASGAYRVMTGQEQAKTYTGVPVWSHFSR